Below is a genomic region from Streptantibioticus cattleyicolor NRRL 8057 = DSM 46488.
GCCGTATCGACGCGGCGCTCGACCTGGCCGGCTCCGGTGTGATCCCCCAACTCGTCGAGCTGACCGGGGATCCGGGGAAGGTGGTCTCCATCGCCGACCTCGGCGCGCCGGAGTTCGGCGTCCGGTTCTCCGGCGTGGCCGGGAGCATGCCGGACGCCCTCGCCGAGGCCGTCCGCCTCATCTCACGCGGCAAGCTCCACATCCCGGTCGAGAAGGCGTACCCGCTCGCCGACGCCGCCGCCGCGCACATCGACAGCCGGGCCGGTCACACCCGTGGACGTCGCGTGCTGATCGTCTGAACCGTCCGCGCGCTCACCCGGCCGCCCCCGCCCGCCCGCGCCATCCCTGATACCCCCAGTGCACCACGGCGCCGACCGCCAGCCACACCAATCCGGTCGAGGCGCCACGCCCCCCGGTCGCCACCAGCATCGCCGCCCCGCAGGTGAACGCGAGCGGCAGGACGATCCGAGGGGCGGGGGTACGGAACGCGGGTGCCGGGCCCGACGCGGCACGGCGCAGCCTCACCAGGGACAGCAGCGGCGGGAAGAAGTGCAGCACGTACAGGAACCCTCCGGCGGTGGCGGCCAGTTGGACGCTGCCCAGCAGGGCGACACCGCCGAGGAGCAGCCCGTCGACGAGGACGGCGGGGCGCGGAACGCGTGAGTCGGGCCGCAATCTGCCGAGAGCGGCGGGAAGCAGTCCGTCGCGGGCCATCGCGAACAGCGCCCGGGACGTCACCATCACCAGGGCGTTCGCCGTGGCGGCCAACGTCAGCGCGGCGCACCCCAGCATGAGCCGACGGGCGGGCACACCTCCGAACCGGGCCGCCGCGTCCGCGAGCGGCGCCCCCGACCCCCGCAGGACCCCGGCCGGGGTGGTCCCGAACGCCGTGAAGGCAACGAGGAGGTAGAGGACGAGGACGCAGACGAGCGTCAGCAGGATCGCCAACGGCAGGTTGCGTTCCGGCCGGCGTATCTCCTCCCCCGCCGCGGCGACCATGTCGAAGCCGCCGAAGGCCAGGAAGACCACCGGGGTGGCCAGCAGGACCCCCACACCACCGTGCGGCGCGAACGGAACCAGCACCGCGGACCGGACATGCGGCAACCCCCAGCAGACGAACGTCAGGAAGCCGACGACCGCCACCGCGAAGACCACCGACTGGGCCCGGCCGGACAGCTTGGCGCCGACCAGGTTGACCA
It encodes:
- a CDS encoding APC family permease, whose amino-acid sequence is MTNTVRDGSAGGLRRELGLREALALGVGGTVGGGIFTLVEVAAGAAGPASLIAFVLAFAASAVIALPYAELACRVPAAGGGYAVTRQVLGPTWGFAMGWIYWGGYLLASGYVTIGFGQYLHAATGVPTTAGAVALVAACTLVNLVGAKLSGRAQSVVFAVAVVGFLTFVCWGLPHVRSAVLVPFAPHGGVGVLLATPVVFLAFGGFDMVAAAGEEIRRPERNLPLAILLTLVCVLVLYLLVAFTAFGTTPAGVLRGSGAPLADAAARFGGVPARRLMLGCAALTLAATANALVMVTSRALFAMARDGLLPAALGRLRPDSRVPRPAVLVDGLLLGGVALLGSVQLAATAGGFLYVLHFFPPLLSLVRLRRAASGPAPAFRTPAPRIVLPLAFTCGAAMLVATGGRGASTGLVWLAVGAVVHWGYQGWRGRAGAAG